Part of the Terrisporobacter glycolicus ATCC 14880 = DSM 1288 genome is shown below.
TGACATAATTCAAATAGGTTCAAGGAATATGCAAAACTTCAGTTTACTTACAGAAGTAGGAAAACAAGACAAGCCTGTTATGCTAAAAAGAGGAATCTCAGCAACCATAAGTGAATGGATTGGAGCAGCTGAGTATATTGCTTACGAGGGCAATAAAAAGATTATAATGTGTGAAAGAGGTATAAGAACTTACAACGATTATACTAGGAACACACTTGATTTAGCTGCAGTTCCAATTATACAAAAAGAAACTGGTTTACCTGTAATAGTAGACCCGAGTCATGGAACGGGAGTTAGAGAACTGGTTAAACCAATGTCCCTTGCGGCGATTGCCTGTGGAGCTGACGGTTTAATGATAGAAGTTCATCCAAATCCAGGTGAAGCATTGTCAGATGGAATGCAATCACTTCATTTTGATGAATTTGAAGATTTAATTAATAGTTTAAAATAATATGTGAAAACTTAATGAAAAAATAGAATATTAAGTATTTTATAATTATTGTATCTATTTATTTCAAACTGTGCTATAATATAATTATTGTAGTAATACAAAATGGTAAAAAAATCTTGCAAGAGGTTTTGATAGGAGAATTAATATGTCTAACGGAATAGTAAAATGGTTTAATAGTGAAAAAGGTTTTGGATTTATAACAGTTGAAGGTGGAGAAGATGTATTCGCTCATTTCTCAGCTATACAAACTGATGGATACAAAACTTTAGAAGAAGGTCAAAAAGTAAGCTTTAATATAGTTAAAGGTGCTAGAGGTCCTCAAGCAGAAAACATAACTATATTATAATAATATACATTGTTAATATACATTGTTTCGGGAAAAGATCCTTTATGGGGTCTTTTTTTTTAAACACTTTGTAGATTAGTTAGAAAAGTAATTATTGCTAAAAGTACCACCTCTAGAGAATAAAAAAATAAGTAAGATGGGAGAGAA
Proteins encoded:
- the aroF gene encoding 3-deoxy-7-phosphoheptulonate synthase, coding for MKKTLFHEDVNLEVVSCDNTIVFKKDKVIMAGPCAIESYDQLLKTAKFVKSQGANILRGGAFKPRTSPSSFKGLKEEGLEILKAVKEETKLAVITELMDVRDLEKLYAVSDIIQIGSRNMQNFSLLTEVGKQDKPVMLKRGISATISEWIGAAEYIAYEGNKKIIMCERGIRTYNDYTRNTLDLAAVPIIQKETGLPVIVDPSHGTGVRELVKPMSLAAIACGADGLMIEVHPNPGEALSDGMQSLHFDEFEDLINSLK
- a CDS encoding cold-shock protein, which translates into the protein MSNGIVKWFNSEKGFGFITVEGGEDVFAHFSAIQTDGYKTLEEGQKVSFNIVKGARGPQAENITIL